Proteins encoded within one genomic window of Candidatus Desulfarcum epimagneticum:
- a CDS encoding Aminodeoxychorismate synthase, component I produces MAPPDETCHIPAPVTGVHTEILARDEPFMDMAARFASEPGTVALVSGGNGDCAAHHILGVRPFLTFSGRGRRMSVQTQFQNQDRIQTFDADPFETLRSLVSGLKIHSPGPGPIQCGLMGYLAYDLKDALEELPATSVDDLGLPHILFFAPSLIVTHDIAQNISRVHAPVLDLPGLDDPHDRVRRFKDILSKPARRDPGFSGSGEFSSNFEKPDYLQAIRDIREYIAAGHVYQINMSQRFQMGFTGDGFSLFRALFRMNPAPFFAYVNAGDHQAVSTSPERFIKQEGRALETRPIKGTRPRGKTPDEDEALKGELEKSPKDDAELSMIVDLLRNDMGKVCEAGSVRVAAHKRLEPYDNVWHLVSVIEGTLDASFDSVDVLKAVFPGGSITGCPKIRAMEIIDELEPCRRHLYTGSIGYISSHETMDFSIAIRTATLINDRIVFSVGGGVVYDSDPQSEYEETLHKGKTLMEAFPKKNGDTSPVPWVWMNGVLKPAARAALSVFDPGLLFGHGFFETIKVEKAEPENLNAHIARFNRAWAEFFPGEAPPDISWDIIIDRVIEKNGLKNRTAAVKILATKGRREFAPHNHGLVVSARPYVHRLEEIGKKGLDLLTYPHPRLTPLAAHKTLNHLYYIRAGQWAREKGGDEALILNPDGTVSETHSGNILLVKGNKIIRPQSPFALPGTMQRAVADDFSKKGFEIETSPVRPEALFEADGVWVTNSLMGAVDALGLDGRGFGSTGLFSEAAIR; encoded by the coding sequence ATGGCGCCGCCTGATGAAACATGTCATATCCCGGCCCCTGTGACCGGCGTCCACACGGAAATCCTGGCCCGGGACGAGCCGTTTATGGATATGGCGGCCCGTTTCGCCTCCGAGCCGGGGACCGTGGCGCTGGTCAGCGGGGGAAACGGCGACTGCGCCGCCCATCACATCCTGGGCGTGCGGCCCTTTCTGACGTTTTCCGGCCGCGGCCGCCGCATGTCCGTTCAAACCCAATTCCAAAACCAGGACCGGATTCAGACCTTTGACGCCGACCCCTTTGAGACCCTCCGGTCCCTGGTGTCCGGGCTCAAAATCCATTCCCCGGGCCCGGGCCCCATCCAGTGTGGCCTCATGGGCTACCTGGCCTACGATCTCAAAGACGCCCTGGAAGAGCTTCCGGCCACGTCCGTGGACGATCTGGGCCTTCCCCATATTCTTTTTTTCGCCCCGTCCCTCATCGTGACCCATGACATCGCCCAAAACATCTCCCGGGTTCACGCGCCGGTCCTGGACCTTCCCGGCCTGGATGATCCCCACGACCGTGTCCGCCGGTTCAAAGACATCCTTTCAAAGCCCGCGCGCCGGGACCCGGGCTTTTCCGGCTCCGGGGAATTTTCCTCCAATTTTGAGAAGCCGGATTATCTTCAGGCCATCCGGGACATTCGGGAATACATCGCGGCCGGGCATGTGTACCAGATCAACATGTCCCAAAGATTCCAGATGGGATTCACCGGGGACGGATTCAGCCTGTTTCGCGCCCTTTTTCGCATGAATCCCGCGCCGTTTTTCGCCTATGTCAACGCCGGCGACCACCAGGCCGTGTCCACCTCGCCCGAGCGCTTCATCAAGCAGGAGGGACGGGCGCTGGAGACCCGGCCCATCAAGGGCACCCGGCCCCGGGGCAAAACGCCCGACGAGGACGAGGCGCTTAAAGGCGAGCTGGAAAAAAGCCCCAAGGACGACGCCGAACTGTCCATGATCGTGGACCTTTTGAGAAACGACATGGGAAAAGTCTGCGAGGCCGGCTCGGTTCGGGTGGCGGCCCACAAGCGCCTGGAGCCCTATGACAACGTGTGGCATCTGGTGTCCGTCATCGAGGGAACGCTGGACGCATCTTTTGATTCCGTGGATGTGTTAAAGGCGGTTTTTCCCGGCGGCTCCATCACCGGTTGCCCCAAAATACGGGCCATGGAGATCATCGACGAGCTGGAGCCCTGCCGCCGCCACCTCTACACCGGCTCCATCGGCTACATCAGCTCCCACGAAACCATGGATTTCTCCATCGCCATCCGCACCGCGACACTCATCAACGACCGGATTGTGTTTTCCGTGGGCGGCGGGGTGGTGTACGATTCCGATCCCCAAAGCGAGTACGAAGAGACCCTCCACAAAGGCAAAACCCTCATGGAGGCGTTTCCAAAAAAAAACGGCGACACGTCCCCCGTCCCCTGGGTCTGGATGAACGGGGTCCTGAAACCCGCCGCCCGGGCCGCGCTGTCGGTTTTCGACCCCGGCCTTTTGTTCGGCCACGGGTTTTTTGAAACCATCAAGGTGGAAAAAGCCGAGCCTGAAAACCTGAACGCCCACATCGCGCGCTTCAACCGGGCCTGGGCCGAGTTTTTCCCCGGCGAGGCGCCCCCGGATATCAGCTGGGACATCATCATCGACCGGGTCATTGAAAAAAATGGTCTGAAAAACCGGACGGCGGCGGTGAAAATCCTGGCCACAAAGGGCCGGCGGGAATTCGCCCCCCATAACCACGGCCTGGTCGTCTCGGCCCGGCCCTATGTCCACCGCCTGGAGGAAATCGGCAAAAAGGGCCTGGACCTTCTCACCTATCCCCATCCCCGCCTCACCCCCCTGGCCGCCCACAAGACCCTCAACCATCTTTACTATATCCGGGCCGGGCAATGGGCCCGGGAAAAAGGCGGCGACGAGGCCCTGATCCTTAATCCCGACGGAACCGTGTCCGAAACCCATTCGGGCAACATCCTGCTTGTTAAGGGAAACAAAATCATTCGGCCCCAATCCCCCTTCGCCCTTCCCGGGACCATGCAGCGGGCGGTGGCGGACGATTTTTCAAAAAAAGGTTTTGAGATTGAAACGAGTCCGGTGAGACCGGAGGCGCTTTTTGAAGCGGATGGGGTCTGGGTCACCAATTCCCTTATGGGGGCGGTGGACGCGCTTGGGTTGGATGGGCGGGGGTTTGGTTCAACGGGTTTGTTTTCGGAGGCGGCGATTCGCTGA